A section of the Rhizobium sp. Pop5 genome encodes:
- a CDS encoding site-specific integrase — MSIRKRKWTTASGEQKEAWVADYVDGQGTRRLKTFDRKKDADAFLSTAKVEVRDGTHVAEAASITVKAAGDLWLKSAEAAGLERSTLDQYRQHLTLHIVPFIGATKLSALNIPTVREFEDKLRHEDRSPAMVKKILVSLGSLLADAQERGKVARNVVRDMRGVRRKGKERQQEKRQKGKLKIGVDIPTRQEVKAIVGAMEGRWRPLLLTAVFCGLRASELRGLRWSDVDFEKRQIRVHQRADRFNEIGRPKSEAGERMIPAPPMVINTLKEWKLSYPRPLTGSLDDEDNPIREEARDTHLVFPNGLGNVESLANIINRGLIPTQLRAGVTVGTGDEVQAKYTGMHCLRHFYASWCINRTEEGGLGLPPKVVQERLGHSSIVMTMDTYGHLFPRGDDADELAAAERSLLA; from the coding sequence ATGTCGATCCGCAAGCGCAAATGGACCACTGCATCCGGCGAGCAAAAAGAGGCCTGGGTTGCTGACTACGTCGACGGGCAAGGCACTCGCCGCCTCAAGACATTCGATCGCAAGAAGGATGCAGACGCCTTCCTTTCCACGGCAAAGGTAGAGGTTCGCGACGGGACTCACGTTGCCGAGGCGGCAAGCATCACGGTCAAGGCGGCCGGCGATTTGTGGCTGAAGAGCGCTGAAGCTGCCGGCCTCGAGCGCTCCACCCTAGACCAATACCGGCAGCACTTGACGCTCCATATCGTTCCCTTCATCGGCGCGACGAAGCTCTCTGCGCTGAACATTCCGACTGTGCGCGAATTTGAGGACAAGCTTCGCCATGAGGATCGATCGCCGGCAATGGTGAAGAAGATCCTCGTTAGCCTTGGATCGCTTCTGGCTGACGCCCAGGAGCGCGGTAAGGTGGCTCGCAACGTCGTGCGCGACATGCGTGGCGTCCGCCGTAAAGGCAAGGAGCGCCAGCAGGAGAAGCGCCAGAAGGGGAAACTCAAGATCGGCGTGGATATCCCGACCCGGCAGGAAGTAAAGGCCATTGTAGGGGCCATGGAAGGCCGCTGGCGGCCGTTGCTGCTTACGGCGGTGTTCTGTGGCCTCAGAGCCTCCGAGCTGCGTGGGCTGCGCTGGAGCGACGTCGATTTCGAGAAGCGCCAGATCCGTGTGCATCAGCGCGCTGACCGGTTCAACGAGATCGGCCGGCCGAAGTCGGAAGCCGGCGAGCGCATGATTCCGGCGCCGCCGATGGTCATCAACACCCTGAAGGAATGGAAGCTCTCCTATCCCAGGCCGCTCACCGGCAGCCTCGATGATGAAGACAACCCGATCCGCGAGGAGGCGAGAGACACACACCTCGTATTCCCGAACGGACTGGGCAACGTCGAGTCCTTGGCCAACATCATCAACCGCGGGCTCATCCCCACGCAACTCCGGGCAGGGGTGACGGTTGGCACTGGCGACGAGGTTCAGGCCAAGTACACAGGCATGCATTGCCTTCGGCACTTCTACGCTTCGTGGTGCATCAACCGGACTGAGGAAGGCGGACTGGGCTTGCCGCCGAAGGTCGTGCAGGAGCGCCTCGGTCACTCCTCGATCGTGATGACGATGGACACCTATGGGCACCTCTTCCCGCGTGGAGACGATGCCGACGAGCTTGCTGCAGCCGAGCGTTCGCTATTGGCATGA
- a CDS encoding YodC family protein translates to MAFKIGDIVVLKSGGPKMTVVSEEERGRVYCSWFAGAKAEKSQYPVEALEAPKEEPKK, encoded by the coding sequence ATGGCATTCAAAATTGGTGACATCGTCGTACTGAAATCTGGGGGGCCCAAGATGACTGTGGTCTCTGAGGAAGAACGTGGCCGTGTTTATTGCTCTTGGTTCGCCGGGGCTAAGGCAGAGAAATCTCAGTACCCTGTCGAAGCGCTTGAGGCCCCGAAGGAAGAGCCGAAGAAATGA
- a CDS encoding DUF6953 family protein: MTATAADVAAWMMERLSADGALYQDVAASEIASKFGEDFVTINAAGNVGIAKPVLTAFNKLSGDDVVWSRGNRYWRKREDYDLPGRQQP, from the coding sequence ATGACGGCTACCGCGGCTGACGTTGCCGCATGGATGATGGAGCGTCTCAGCGCCGACGGGGCTCTCTATCAAGACGTGGCGGCATCAGAGATCGCCTCGAAGTTCGGAGAGGACTTCGTCACGATCAACGCAGCCGGCAATGTCGGCATCGCTAAGCCGGTGCTCACTGCGTTTAACAAGCTTTCGGGCGATGATGTTGTCTGGAGCAGGGGCAATCGCTATTGGCGCAAGCGCGAGGACTACGACCTTCCTGGCCGGCAGCAGCCTTAG
- a CDS encoding MarR family transcriptional regulator — MIDGYIMRSAAWDALTPVDRAAYLFFKWKFDGLNNGRLALGCRELAAGIHVSKNTANRSLDNLEGKGFIARTKLSGFNIKNRVATEWRLTEYPCGVTGELPTKEFMKWAPDEESTVPPEGRTVPPEGQKRPQRKVKYG, encoded by the coding sequence ATGATCGACGGCTACATCATGCGCTCCGCCGCATGGGATGCCCTTACGCCCGTCGATCGAGCTGCCTACTTGTTCTTCAAGTGGAAGTTCGACGGCTTGAACAACGGCCGGCTGGCCCTCGGTTGTCGAGAGCTGGCCGCCGGCATACATGTCAGCAAGAACACGGCGAACCGCAGCCTCGACAATCTAGAGGGCAAAGGCTTCATTGCCAGAACCAAGTTGAGCGGATTCAACATCAAAAACAGGGTAGCCACAGAGTGGCGGTTAACCGAGTACCCTTGTGGTGTCACCGGCGAATTGCCGACCAAAGAATTCATGAAGTGGGCACCCGATGAAGAATCTACGGTCCCACCTGAGGGACGCACAGTCCCACCTGAGGGACAGAAGAGACCCCAAAGGAAGGTGAAATATGGCTGA
- a CDS encoding terminase, giving the protein MTSSKLLSITIDKALRDQKLLGAALGASPSWDTWIAILRAAFGLDLSAEELEAFGRVAGGRDVPHQRVRELWAIIGRRSGKSRVAAALASYIAAFTDHSSRLAPGEVGTILVLAASRIQAASVFNYIRAFFDQSPILRNMVENVSNDEIRLQGNIAISVHTNNYRTVRGRTLLAAIFDEVGFWRDETTSLPDVETYRAVLPALATTNGMLIGISSPYAQRGLLFTKHQSSFGINDGAVLVVQAGTQVFNPTIDATVIEDARRDDPESAMAEWDAQFRGDLSTFIDRAVVERCVDPGVKERPYVKTFKYVAFCDPSGGVHDSMTLSVAHREGDMQVLDCVREVKPPFAPADVVGEFVKLLGVYRITSVTGDRYAGTWVSDAFRLHGIRYVPAERSRSEIYLDALPSMMAGTAMLLDLPRLVGQISQLERRTTRNGKDSVDHMRGASDDVANAALGALVHVPSTRRAEQLGRGFSNPVVNLGHENMKNRRVSNGGRR; this is encoded by the coding sequence GTGACCTCATCCAAGCTGCTTTCCATCACCATCGACAAGGCGCTGCGCGACCAGAAGCTTCTCGGCGCTGCGCTTGGTGCTTCCCCCAGTTGGGACACATGGATTGCGATCCTTCGTGCGGCCTTCGGGCTCGATCTGAGCGCAGAGGAGCTAGAGGCATTCGGAAGGGTGGCCGGGGGGCGTGACGTTCCTCACCAGCGCGTCAGAGAGCTTTGGGCCATCATCGGGCGTCGTTCCGGCAAGTCGCGCGTAGCGGCTGCTCTGGCCTCCTACATCGCGGCCTTCACCGATCATAGTTCCCGCCTGGCGCCGGGTGAGGTCGGCACGATCCTTGTGCTTGCTGCCTCCCGCATTCAGGCGGCGTCCGTGTTCAACTACATCCGGGCATTCTTCGACCAGAGCCCCATCCTCCGGAACATGGTGGAGAACGTCTCCAATGACGAGATCCGGCTGCAGGGCAACATCGCCATCTCGGTCCATACGAACAACTACAGGACCGTGCGCGGTCGCACCCTGCTTGCTGCCATCTTCGACGAGGTAGGCTTCTGGCGGGACGAGACGACGTCACTGCCTGACGTGGAGACCTATCGAGCGGTCTTGCCTGCCCTGGCCACCACGAACGGGATGCTGATCGGGATCAGTTCACCCTATGCGCAGCGTGGCTTGCTCTTCACCAAGCATCAGAGCAGCTTCGGGATCAACGATGGCGCGGTGCTGGTGGTGCAGGCCGGCACACAGGTTTTCAATCCGACGATCGACGCCACCGTGATCGAGGATGCCCGCCGTGACGATCCGGAATCGGCGATGGCGGAGTGGGATGCTCAGTTCCGCGGCGACTTGTCGACGTTCATTGATCGGGCGGTGGTAGAGCGCTGCGTCGATCCTGGCGTGAAAGAGCGCCCCTACGTCAAGACCTTCAAGTATGTGGCTTTCTGTGACCCATCGGGCGGCGTGCACGACTCCATGACGCTGTCTGTGGCTCACAGGGAGGGCGACATGCAGGTTTTGGACTGCGTGCGCGAAGTGAAGCCCCCGTTCGCGCCGGCCGATGTTGTTGGCGAGTTCGTCAAGCTGCTGGGCGTTTACCGGATCACGAGCGTGACCGGCGACAGGTATGCCGGAACCTGGGTTTCTGACGCCTTCCGGCTGCACGGCATCCGATATGTGCCTGCCGAACGGTCGCGCTCTGAAATCTACCTCGATGCCCTGCCCTCGATGATGGCGGGGACGGCCATGCTGCTCGATCTGCCACGGTTGGTCGGCCAGATCTCACAGCTCGAGCGCAGGACAACCCGCAACGGCAAGGATTCCGTCGATCACATGCGCGGCGCCTCTGACGACGTGGCGAACGCCGCGCTTGGTGCTCTGGTGCATGTGCCGTCCACGCGCAGGGCCGAACAACTCGGGCGCGGGTTTTCGAATCCAGTCGTCAATTTGGGCCATGAGAACATGAAAAACCGACGCGTCAGCAATGGAGGTCGCCGTTGA
- a CDS encoding Arc family DNA-binding protein: MGRADPQLKLRLTEEMKEIISAAAKANGRSVNSEIVARLEASEAGDGAQVAELKRQLHSEHEAYLRLESVFDSQMNLIEDFRRVIRRATEEGIGQAKTIEALCNILISLDAAPSAEVVDMAKRLLEVAIAQRNDLTETVERQKQRAT; this comes from the coding sequence ATGGGCCGAGCCGACCCGCAATTAAAGCTCCGACTAACCGAGGAGATGAAAGAGATCATATCGGCTGCAGCCAAGGCCAACGGGCGATCGGTGAACTCCGAAATTGTTGCGAGGCTTGAGGCCTCCGAGGCCGGTGACGGCGCGCAGGTCGCGGAACTGAAGAGGCAACTCCACTCGGAACATGAGGCGTACTTGCGCCTAGAGAGCGTTTTCGATTCCCAAATGAACCTAATCGAGGATTTCAGGCGAGTTATTAGGCGGGCAACAGAGGAGGGCATTGGCCAGGCGAAGACCATTGAAGCACTGTGCAATATACTGATTTCCCTCGATGCCGCGCCGTCGGCCGAAGTTGTCGACATGGCGAAGCGTCTGCTCGAGGTAGCCATTGCGCAGAGAAACGACCTCACAGAGACCGTAGAACGCCAGAAGCAGAGAGCGACTTGA
- a CDS encoding DUF6074 family protein has translation MRDINLPLFAWQPPCKIVAFPMTARVGKIRDVARKLASKTTDRHADHYVSLITEGLQIQLSKVGIPEHDQDEQIGAFWSAVNQEVARLSCRGTGNNPRGAA, from the coding sequence ATGCGTGACATCAACCTTCCCCTCTTCGCCTGGCAGCCACCTTGTAAGATCGTAGCCTTCCCGATGACTGCTCGCGTAGGCAAGATCCGGGATGTCGCCCGAAAGCTCGCCAGCAAAACCACAGACAGGCATGCGGATCACTACGTCTCTCTCATCACAGAGGGGCTGCAGATCCAGTTGAGCAAGGTCGGCATTCCCGAGCACGACCAGGATGAGCAGATCGGCGCTTTCTGGTCGGCCGTCAATCAGGAAGTGGCAAGGCTCTCCTGTCGTGGCACCGGCAATAATCCGAGGGGAGCAGCCTGA